TCAGCACTTCGATGTACTTGGCGTACCACTGCACCCTGTGGTTTTTTTGATTGAATGCTTTGTTCGCCACCAGCGATGCGAACAGCAAACTGTCCATGATGTCTTCTTTGCTCTCGCGAGCCATGCCTTCAGTGAAGGCAACGATGTTGCCCTCGACCACCGCCCCTGCCGCCCGGAGTTCATCTTCGGATGGATCGAGCGCCGCCCGTGCAAGCGTCGAGCGTCTTACACGCACCGATGGAGCATCAACATCGTCAAACTGCTCGTCGGCCAGTTCATGTGACTCAATGAAGCGCAGGCGTTCTTCGTGATTCATATCTACTGCGTGATTCATTTTTTAATCCCTTAATTAGATGTCCGTCTTGGACAATCCAGAGACTAACGAACCCTGCGGACTGCTGCCGAGCGCACTCATAAGCGGGATATCAAGCTACTCACGCAAAAGCAGCCGGCGATATTTGATTGAGTAAAAATCCAGGAAGCTCGAAGTTCGCTGCGCATCCCGTAAAAGTAAGCGCTTGGGAATATTCGGTTCGGGTGACTGAATACGTACTACAAAGTCCGTGGATGCAAAGACCAGGCTTCATCCAGAGCCGGGAAGTTATTCCCGCATCACCGAGACCTGAAAGCGTTGCGCTTTCAGGTGTTTCTCGGTTAGCCCGCAGATATATCCGACATGCCTTAAGGCTCAGCCTGTAGGTTTCACGCCATACCACCTGGGCGTGTACACCCACTGACTGCCATCTGCGCGATCAAAAGCGGCAGTCAAGGACGAACCAATCAGGACCATGGTGCGCATGTCCACTTGCTCCGGGGCCAAGTCGCCCAGTGTAATAACCCGAAGCGTCTGGCCTGGCCGCCCGATGTCGCGCCCAAGCGTCACAACGGTTTCAGGACGGCGATGCTGACGCACAATCTCCAGCGCCCGCCCCAGTTGCCAAGGGCGTGAACGGGAAATCGGGTTGTAGAACGCCAGCGCCAGGTCTGCCTGACACGCAAGGTCCAGACGCTTTTCGATGATATCCCACGGTTTGAGGTTGTCTGACAGCGACATCACGCAGAAATCGTGCCCCAAGGGCGCACCGGCCTGAGCCGCAGTGGCCAGCGAGGCGGAAACCCCGGGCAGGATTTCCAGTTCCACCTGATGCCAGTCGGGATTGTCCGAATCATGCAGCGCTTCCAGCACCGCAGCTGCCATGGCAAATACGCCGGGGTCGCCGGATGACACCACCACCACCGAGCGCCCTTGCGCCGCCAACTCAAAGGCATGGCGGGCGCGCAGCATCTCTTCACGGTTATCCGTGCAATGCAGCACCTGATCGCCGCGAAACGGCCCGGCCATCCGCACGTAGGTTTCGTATCCGAGTACATCGTTGGCCCGAGCCAATTCGGCCTTGACCGCTGGGATCATGAAGTCTGTAGCTCCCGGCCCCATGCCCACAACCGCAAGCCGCCCTCGCCCACGTCCCATCTGCTGGACATCGAGCGGTGCAGACGCCACGGCAATCGCAATGCCTTCAGCGATACAGATTGGCGGCAGCAGTTGGGGCAGAACTCGCTGAGCCATTTCGCTCACATCAGACGCCCCGTCGACAAACCGTAACGGCACGCCCAGTTGGGCGGCGGCCGCCTGCAACGCCGGATTGGCCATTTCGCTGTCGACCGCGATCAGGCACGCCAGCGACTGCACGGCAATTCGCGCATCGTGCAAGGCCGAACGCACTGCGCTCGCCAGCTCGGGCACTGCCGGGTTCACGGCCACCAGCACATTGCGCGGGTAGATCAGCAGTTCATGCGGCGAAGGCTCGCGCGAAGCGCTACCGACATGAATCGCCAGGTGCGCATGCTCGTCCTCAGGCAGTTGTGCCTGATCAAGCCAAGGCGCCTCTCCTTCGATACGAACGCTTTGGCCGGACAGTAAATCCGACACAAAGCGTTTGCCCAGCGCCAGGTCGCCCAATGCATAACCTGCCGGTGGATTAAGCAGGCAGGTGCCGAAACGCAGCTCGCCGCTGGTGGTGATGGCGGCTGAGACCTCAAGGCACGCGGCAATGTCGCGGGCCATGACGTTGACACCACCCAGACCACCGAGCAACGGAACCACCGCGCTGCCGTCTTCAGCAACGGCGAGCACGGGGGGGTCGGCACCCTTTTCGAGCAACAGCGGGGCCAGGGTACGAATCACAATACCGGCCGCGCACAGCGCAATGATCGGAGTGTCCTGTTGATACAGCTGGCGCATCGTCGCGCCAAATTCGTCATAGCTGTGGTCTGCGCCTTCGACACGTCCGGCGAGTCCATGGATCGATGCGTCGGGGTACAGCACTTGAATTCGCTGCGCCGTGGCCAGCGCCCCATTGCCCAGAATGACGATGGCAGGCGCTTTGTCGGGAGACACGCTCATCAGCCCTGCCACCGTTCGCCGGGT
The DNA window shown above is from Pseudomonas sp. BSw22131 and carries:
- the cobJ gene encoding precorrin-3B C(17)-methyltransferase, which produces MSVSPDKAPAIVILGNGALATAQRIQVLYPDASIHGLAGRVEGADHSYDEFGATMRQLYQQDTPIIALCAAGIVIRTLAPLLLEKGADPPVLAVAEDGSAVVPLLGGLGGVNVMARDIAACLEVSAAITTSGELRFGTCLLNPPAGYALGDLALGKRFVSDLLSGQSVRIEGEAPWLDQAQLPEDEHAHLAIHVGSASREPSPHELLIYPRNVLVAVNPAVPELASAVRSALHDARIAVQSLACLIAVDSEMANPALQAAAAQLGVPLRFVDGASDVSEMAQRVLPQLLPPICIAEGIAIAVASAPLDVQQMGRGRGRLAVVGMGPGATDFMIPAVKAELARANDVLGYETYVRMAGPFRGDQVLHCTDNREEMLRARHAFELAAQGRSVVVVSSGDPGVFAMAAAVLEALHDSDNPDWHQVELEILPGVSASLATAAQAGAPLGHDFCVMSLSDNLKPWDIIEKRLDLACQADLALAFYNPISRSRPWQLGRALEIVRQHRRPETVVTLGRDIGRPGQTLRVITLGDLAPEQVDMRTMVLIGSSLTAAFDRADGSQWVYTPRWYGVKPTG